A stretch of Lathyrus oleraceus cultivar Zhongwan6 chromosome 6, CAAS_Psat_ZW6_1.0, whole genome shotgun sequence DNA encodes these proteins:
- the LOC127093128 gene encoding heat stress transcription factor A-4c, which yields MEEGQSSSNSIPHFLSKTFEMVSDPSTDAIVSWSSTNKSFIVWNQPDFSKNLLPKFFKHNNFSSFIRQLNTYGFRKVDQEQWEFANEDFVRDQPHLMNNIHRRKPVHSHSLSNAHDKRVVAASASGAPLTELERRNLKAEIEKIKHDKEQLLVEFHMQEEEWKQNEMQLHYSKDRLLKLELNQQSLLSSVGQVLQKSKEEVGLQSVTVNMGRKRRYMRHSPFNNLADIEIPLKTSEMPSRENVDNVSILSINMEQLNLLESSLTFWENFVNDVSDTSFQTHSNLNFEDSMNYGHNPIMSYVQPEFKLHPESPGNNMNSLQDLVAITDPDLVKLKPHDIFVQDPISPETNVIAVSDSIAPEPTFIDNPNFVAPKEQPVATTPITIGYNSPFWQKFLVEDSDLDE from the exons ATGGAGGAAGGTCAGAGTAGTTCAAATTCCATACCTCATTTTCTCTCTAAGACTTTTGAGATGGTTAGTGATCCTTCAACTGATGCCATTGTTTCATGGAGTTCTACCAATAAGAGTTTCATTGTTTGGAATCAGCCTGATTTTTCGAAGAATTTGTTGCCCAAATTCTTTAAACATAATAACTTCTCAAGTTTCATCAGACAGCTTAATACCTAT GGCTTTAGAAAAGTTGATCAAGAGCAATGGGAATTTGCAAATGAAGATTTCGTAAGAGATCAACCACATCTTATGAATAATATCCATCGACGCAAACCAGTTCATAGCCATTCTTTGTCTAATGCACATGACAAACGGGTGGTAGCTGCTAGTGCTAGTGGTGCTCCATTAACAGAATTAGAGCGAAGAAATTTGAAAGCCGAGATAGAAAAAATTAAACATGACAAAGAACAACTACTTGTGGAATTTCATATGCAAGAAGAGGAGTGGAAACAAAATGAGATGCAGTTACATTACTCAAAGGATCGTTTGCTAAAGTTAGAACTGAATCAACAAAGTTTACTCTCTTCTGTTGGTCAAGTGTTGCAGAAATCCAAGGAAGAGGTAGGTCTCCAATCAGTAACGGTAAACATGGGGAGAAAACGAAGGTATATGAGACATAGTCCCTTTAATAATTTAGCTGACATTGAAATTCCTTTGAAAACTTCTGAAATGCCATCTAGAGAAAATGTTGATAATGTGTCTATTCTCTCTATAAACATGGAACAATTGAATCTGCTTGAATCATCATTGACGTTTTGGGAGAATTTTGTAAATGATGTTAGCGACACATCTTTTCAAACTCATTCAAACTTAAACTTTGAAGATTCTATGAATTATGGACATAATCCAATAATGTCTTATGTGCAACCAGAATTTAAACTTCATCCCGAGTCACCAGGAAACAACATGAACTCTCTGCAAGATTTGGTCGCTATTACTGATCCTGATCTTGTTAAACTTAAGCCACATGACATCTTTGTTCAAGATCCTATTTCACCAGAGACAAATGTTATTGCCGTTTCTGATTCTATTGCACCTGAGCCAACTTTTATCGATAATCCTAACTTCGTTGCACCGAAAGAACAACCTGTTGCAACAACCCCAATTACTATCGGATATAATTCACCATTTTGGCAAAAATTCTTGGTGGAAGATTCAGATTTAGATGAGTAA